A single region of the Salmo salar chromosome ssa16, Ssal_v3.1, whole genome shotgun sequence genome encodes:
- the LOC106573705 gene encoding zinc finger protein 423 isoform X3 — MLGDGCCDLGMGTGEEEGGAGLPYPCQFCDKSFSRLSYLKRHEQIHSDKLPFKCTFCSRLFKHKRSRDRHVKLHTGDKKYSCQECEAAFSRSDHLKIHLKTHSSSKPFKCSVCKRGFSSTSSLQSHMQAHRKNKEHLALRAEKEGGKRGSNAGSGGEMDQDPYMCDYCEETFSQTDELEKHVVTRHPQLSDRVDLQCIHCPEIFSDEGPLLSHIERSHANRKHKCPVCSEQFPSVEDVYCHLDSHRQPDSSNHSASPDPVLGSVASMSSATPDSSASLERGSTPDSTLKPTQSRRKLAPNSDHDDGGHWMAKVTYSCPYCSKRDFNSLAVLEIHLKTIHADKPQQNHTCQLCLDTLPTLYNLNEHVRKAHRSSGGAAAAFPLLQFTNVSAFHCNYCPDMFADINTLQEHIRMSHCLPGGMVAGSTTLEGNHAFFCNQCSMGFLTESSLTEHIQQTHCSGGGVPKMESPVLQPSQSFMEVYSCPYCTNSPIFGSLLKLTKHIKENHKNIPLANNKRQAKVADLSPASSDVEISSPKRHRLAGDSTLAGSNGDYPCNQCDLHFSSFESFQAHLKSHLEMLLRRQSCPQCNKEDFDSQESLLQHLTVHYTTTSTQYVCESCDKQFSSVDDLQKHLLDMHTFVLYHCTLCQEVFDSKVSIQVHLAVKHSNEKKMFRCTACAWDFRKESDLQLHVKHSHLGHPTGPAVAGKARKCIFCGETFGTEVELQCHITTHSKKFNCRFCGKAFHAIVLLERHLREKHCVFDGGNGTGNVGSQNGTPNGVTQSSKRGGGGERSTVTTEQADLQSMLLKNASQDVANSHEVSGGEEELDNSEPMYACDICGAAYTMESLLQNHRLRDHNIQPGDDDAGTRKKKADFIKGNHKCNVCSRTFFSENGLREHAQTHRGPAKHYMCPICGERFPSLLTLTEHKVTHSKSLDTGTCRICKMPLQSEEDFIEHCQMHPDLRNSLTGFRCVVCMQTVTSTLELKIHGTFHMQKLSSGGGSGGGGGSASSSPNGQLQQHKHYKCALCLKEFKNKQELVKLDVNGLPYGLCAGCMSRATNGQSPSGGTTPQEAGGEKVAPGLRCPECAVKFETLEDLESHVQVDHPEMSPETSGAKKVTDASPVPKKKTYQCIKCQMTFETEREIQIHVANHMIGEPAQLQEEGINHECKLCNQMFDSPAKLLCHLIEHSFEGMGGTFKCPVCFTAFVQANKLQQHIFAVHGQEDKIYDCSQCPQKFFFQTELQNHTLSQHAQ; from the exons ATGCTGGGGGATGGCTGCTGCGATCTGGGCATGGGCACAGGGGAGGAAGAAGGGGGCGCGGGGCTACCCTACCCCTGCCAGTTTTGCGACAAGTCCTTCAGCCGCCTCAGCTACCTGAAGCGCCACGAGCAGATCCACAGCGACAAGCTGCCCTTCAAGTGCACCTTCTGCAGCCGCCTGTTCAAGCACAAGCGCAGCCGCGACCGCCACGTCAAGCTCCACACCGGAGACAAGAAGTACAGCTGCCAGGAATGTGAGGCGGCTTTCTCCCGCAGTGACCATCTCAAGATCCACCTGAAGACCCACAGTTCCAGCAAGCCCTTTAAGTGCAGCGTGTGCAAGAGAGGCTTCTCCTCCACGTCCTCTCTGCAGAGCCACATGCAGGCTCACAGGAAGAACAAGGAGCACCTTGCCCTGCGTGCTGAAAAGGAAGGGGGGAAACGTGGCAGTAATGCAGGCAGTGGAGGGGAGATGGACCAGGACCCATACATGTGTGACTACTGTGAGGAGACCTTCAGCCAGACAGACGAGCTGGAGAAGCATGTAGTGACCCGccacccccagctgtctgatcgAGTTGACCTGCAGTGCATCCACTGCCCTGAGATCTTCAGCGACGAGGGCCCGCTGCTCTCCCACATCGAAAGGTCCCACGCCAACCGTAAACACAAGTGCCCTGTGTGCTCGGAGCAGTTCCCCTCTGTGGAGGACGTCTATTGCCACCTGGACAGCCACCGGCAGCCCGACTCCAGTAACCACAGTGCCAGCCCTGACCCAGTGCTGGGCAGCGTGGCATCCATGAGCAGCGCCACCCCAGACTCCAGTGCCTCTCTGGAGAGGGGTTCCACCCCTGACTCCACCCTGAAGCCCACCCAGAGCCGCCGCAAGCTGGCCCCCAACTCTGACCACGACGATGGGGGTCACTGGATGGCCAAGGTGACCTACAGCTGCCCCTACTGCTCCAAGAGAGACTTCAACAGCCTGGCCGTGCTGGAGATCCATCTGAAGACCATCCATGCAGACAAGCCCCAGCAGAACCACACCTGCCAGCTGTGTCTGGACACCCTGCCCACGCTTTACAACCTCAACGAGCACGTCCGCAAAGCCCACCGAAGCAGCGGGGGCGCTGCAGCAGCCTTCCCCCTGCTCCAGTTCACCAACGTGTCGGCCTTCCACTGCAACTACTGCCCAGACATGTTTGCAGATATCAACACCCTGCAAGAGCACATCCGCATGTCCCACTGCCTGCCTGGAGGAATGGTTGCAGGCTCCACCACCCTGGAGGGCAACCACGCCTTCTTCTGCAACCAGTGCTCCATGGGTTTCCTCACAGAGTCCTCTCTCACAGAGCACATCCAGCAGACCCACTGCAGCGGAGGAGGGGTTCCCAAGATGGAGTCCCCCGTCCTGCAGCCCTCCCAGTCCTTCATGGAGGTCTACTCCTGTCCATACTGCACCAACTCACCCATCTTTGGCTCCCTGCTCAAGCTCACCAAGCACATCAAGGAGAACCACAAGAACATCCCACTGGCCAATAACAAGCGGCAAGCCAAGGTGGCTGACCTTAGCCCCGCCTCGTCTGATGTGGAAATCTCCTCCCCCAAACGCCATAGGCTGGCTGGGGACTCTACCCTGGCAGGGTCCAATGGAGACTACCCCTGCAACCAGTGTGACCTACACTTTAGCAGCTTTGAGAGCTTCCAGGCCCATCTCAAGTCCCACCTGGAGATGCTGCTGAGGAGGCAGTCCTGCCCGCAGTGCAACAAAGAGGACTTTGACTCCCAGGAGTCTCTGCTGCAGCACCTGACGGTCCACTACACCACCACGTCCACACAGTACGTGTGTGAGAGTTGTGATAAGCAGTTCTCCTCTGTAGACGACCTGCAGAAGCACCTGCTGGACATGCACACCTTTGTGCTGTACCACTGTACGCTATGCCAGGAGGTGTTTGACTCCAAGGTGTCCATCCAGGTCCACCTGGCTGTCAAGCACAGCAATGAGAAGAAGATGTTCCGCTGCACGGCCTGCGCCTGGGACTTCCGGAAGGAGAGTGACCTCCAGCTGCATGTCAAGCACAGCCACCTGGGACACCCCACCGGCCCTGCGGTCGCCGGCAAGGCCCGCAAGTGCATATTCTGTGGGGAGACGTTCGGCACAGAGGTGGAACTGCAGTGCCACATCACCACCCACAGTAAGAAGTTCAACTGCCGCTTCTGTGGCAAGGCCTTCCATGCTATTGTGCTGCTGGAGAGGCATCTGAGGGAGAAGCACTGTGTCTTCGACGGGGGCAATGGCACTGGGAATGTGGGCAGCCAGAATGGTACACCCAACGGGGTGACCCAGAGCTCCAAACGTGGGGGAGGAGGCGAAAGATCGACAGTGACCACGGAGCAGGCTGACCTGCAGAGCATGCTGCTAAAGAATGCCAGCCAGGACGTAGCCAACAGCCACGAGGTCAGCGGAGGCGAGGAAGAGCTGGACAACTCAGAGCCCATGTACGCCTGTGACATCTGTGGGGCGGCCTACACCATGGAGAGTCTTCTGCAGAACCATCGGCTGAGGGACCACAACATCCAGCCCGGGGACGACGACGCCGGCACCCGCAAGAAGAAGGCCGACTTCATCAAGGGCAACCACAAGTGCAACGTGTGCTCACGGACCTTTTTTTCAGAGAATGGTCTGAGGGAGCATGCCCAGACCCATCGTGGCCCAGCCAAGCACTACATGTGCCCCATCTGTGGAGAGCGCTTCCCCTCCCTGCTCACGCTCACCGAACACAAGGTCACCCACAGCAAAAGCCTGGACACGGGCACGTGCCGCATCTGTAAGATGCCCCTGCAGAGCGAGGAAGACTTCATAGAGCACTGCCAGATGCACCCAGACTTGAGGAACTCTCTGACGGGCTTCCGCTGTGTGGTGTGCATGCAGACGGTCACCTCCACCCTGGAGCTCAAGATCCACGGCACCTTCCACATGCAGAAGCTCTCGTCCGGTGGGGGCAGTGGGGGCGGGGGTGGATCGGCCTCCTCCTCCCCCAACGGCCAGCTGCAGCAACACAAGCACTACAAGTGTGCCCTGTGCCTCAAGGAGTTCAAGAACAAGCAGGAGCTGGTGAAGCTGGATGTGAACGGGCTGCCCTATGGGCTGTGTGCTGGCTGTATGAGCCGGGCTACCAACGGCCAGTCTCCCAGCGGGGGCACCACGCCCCAGGAGGCTGGGGGAGAGAAGGTTGCGCCGGGGCTGCGATGCCCCGAGTGTGCTGTGAAGTTTGAGACCCTGGAGGACCTAGAGAGCCATGTTCAGGTGGACCACCCCGAGATGAGCCCGGAGACCAGTGGGGCCAAGAAGGTGACGGATGCCTCCCCTGTCCCTAAA AAGAAGACGTACCAGTGCATCAAATGCCAAATGACCttcgagacagagcgagagatccAGATCCACGTCGCCAATCACATGATCG GAGAACCTGCCCAGCTGCAAG